The sequence TTCATCTGACGCCAAGAATGCGACGACGTTGCCAACATCCGAAGGGCTTCCCGCTCGTCCCATTGGAATTTTGGCAACCATTTGATCCCATACTTTGTCTGGAACGCCTCTAGTCATATCTGTGTCAATAAACCCAGGGCAAATCGCATTACAAGTAATGCCTTTTGTCGCGTTTTCTCTCGCGGCTGTTTTTGTTAGTCCGACCACCCCAGCTTTTGAGGCAGCATAATTCGCCTGTCCGAAGTTGCCTAGCCAGCTCGCTGATGAAATAGAAATGACTCTGCCGTATTGCTTCTCGCGCATGATCTTAATTGCTTCCTGTGTACAATGAAATGTCCCTGTCAGGTTAACGTCGATGACTTGCCGCCATTGCTCGATCGACATTTTATGGAGAGTAACATCTCGATTAATTCCGGCATTGTTGACTAAAATATCGATGGTTCCAAACTCTTGAATGAGCCCTGTAAATAATTGACTCACTTCATCATGGTCAGCTATATTTGCTGGGAAGGCGCTTGCTTGGTAGTCTTGTTCTGTAAACTCGGCAACAACTTTCTGGCACTCTTCTTCATTAAGGTCGACAATGATCACGTGCGCCCCTTCTTGGCATAGCTTTTCGGCAATGCCTCTTCCTAAGCCTCTGGCGGCACCTGTCACTACTGCGATTTTCTTGGATAGTCGTCCCATCTGTAATCCTCCTAAGCCCTACTTTGGTTAGAACTAAATTTTCTCACCTATGTCAGCCTCAGCCAACACTTGCGTAATTCCAGTGCCCATTAAACCA comes from Litoribacterium kuwaitense and encodes:
- the fabG gene encoding 3-oxoacyl-ACP reductase FabG, encoding MGRLSKKIAVVTGAARGLGRGIAEKLCQEGAHVIIVDLNEEECQKVVAEFTEQDYQASAFPANIADHDEVSQLFTGLIQEFGTIDILVNNAGINRDVTLHKMSIEQWRQVIDVNLTGTFHCTQEAIKIMREKQYGRVISISSASWLGNFGQANYAASKAGVVGLTKTAARENATKGITCNAICPGFIDTDMTRGVPDKVWDQMVAKIPMGRAGSPSDVGNVVAFLASDEASYVTGEVINVGGGMVL
- a CDS encoding 3-hydroxyacyl-CoA dehydrogenase NAD-binding domain-containing protein — protein: MKQINKTAVIGAGLMGTGITQVLAEADIGEKI